The DNA window CACCTACACCGCGGTATTCACCGTCGGCATCTTCTATGTGCTGTCCATGTGGTGCACCGTTGCCGGCATCGGCGCCGACAAGGTGGTCGCCTTCGCCAACGAGCACCCTGGCGACATGTACCTGCTGCTCAGCGAGCAATACCTGGGCAAGGCCTTCAGCGATGTCATCCAGGTGCTGCTGATCACCAGCCTGTTCGCCTGCATGCTGTCGCTGCACAACATCGTCGTGCGCTACCAGTACATTCTCGGCAAATACACCGTGCTGCCAGAGCGCTTCGCCAGCATCCACCGCCGCCACGGTTCGCCCTACGTCGCCTCGCTCGCGCAGAGCACCTTCGCCACCCTGGGTACACTGCTGCTGGTGCTCATCGGCCTCGACCCCATCACCCAGATCTACGCCTGGGGCGCCACGGCCGGCACCCTCGGCTACATGGTGATCCTGGCCCTGGCCAGCCTGGCGATCCTCGCCTTCTTCCGCCGCGAAGGCTCCGACCGGCGCCTATGGCACACCCGCATCGCCCCGCTGGGCGGCCTGCTGGGCATCCTCGCCTGCCTGGCCATCGCCATCCACAACCTGCCGATGCTGATCGGTGGCGACAACGCCGGCGAAGTCGCACCGCTGATGGGCCTGCTGGTCGTCCTCGCCTTCGCCATCGGCGGCCTCTGCGCCCTGCTGCTGCGAGGCCGTTCGCCACAGCGTTACCAGGCACTGCGCGAACTGGCCTGAACAGGCACCACCGCGAGCGCCCTTGCCGGGCGCCCGCAAACCCCGGACACTTCGCGCCATTCCCTGACTCATGCGCGAGCCCACCATGTCGATCAGCAAGACCCGCAGCAGTTTCTACCGGCGCCTGTACGTCACCTGGCTGATCGACAGTGGCGCCGCCACCAGCGTCCCGGCCCTGATGGAAACCACCGGCATGCCGCGCCGTACTGCCCAGGACACTCTGGCGGCACTGGCCGAGCTGGACATCGACTGCGTCTTCGAACATGCCCAGGGCGAGCGACACAATGCCGGGCACTACCGCATCCGCGACTGGGGCGCCATCGACCGGGGCTGGGTCGAGCGCAACCTGCCCGCCATCCGCGATGCCCTGGGCTACCCATGAACCACGACCTGCTGCTCGTCCTGCTGTTGCTGCTGGCCTGCGTCGGTTGCTTCATCCTCAACAAGCCGCGCATGGACGTGGTCGCCCTGCTGGCCATCGTCGCCCTGCCGCTGACCGGCGTACTGAGCGTCAATGAAGTGCTGGCCGGTTTCAGCGACCCGGCCGTGGTGCTGATCGCCGCGCTGTTCGTCATCGGCGACGGCCTGGTGCGCACCGGCATCGCCTACCGCATGGGCGACTGGCTGGTGCACGCTGCCGGCAGCAGCGAGGCGCGCCTGCTGATCCTGCTGATGCTGGCGGTGGCGGGACTCGGCTCGGTGATGAGTTCCACCGGCGTGGTGGCGATCTTCATTCCGGTGGTTCTCAGCATCGCCCTGCGTATGAAAGTCTCTCCCGGCCGCCTGATGATGCCACTGGCTTTCGCCGGGCTGATCAGCGGCATGCTGACCCTGGTCGCGACCCCGCCGAACATGGTGGTGCACAGCGAGCTGCGCCGCGCCGGGCTGGAGGGTTTCGCCTTCTTCGACTTCGCCCCGGTGGGCCTGGCGGTGCTGGTGCTGGGCATCGGCTACATGCTGCTGGCCCGGCGCTGGCTGGTGCGCAACGATGGCAAGGACGACGGTGCTGGCGAAGCCCGCCTGACCCTGTCGGACATGGCCCACGCCTACCGCCTTTCCGAGCGCGAGCGGCGCCTGCGCGTCCTGCCCGGCTCGTCCCTGGCCAACCAGGCGCTGGACGAACTGCGGCTGCGTTCGGAGTACGGGATCAACGTGATCGCCATCGAACGCCCGCACAAGTTCCGCACACTGCTGCTGATGGCCACCGGCAATACCCGGCTGCAGGCCGGTGACGTGCTGCTGGTGGACCTGGCCAGCCCGGCCATCGGACTCCTCGGGGCCTATCAGGAACTGGGCCTGGAACCCCTGCAATTGAGCAGCAGCTACTACGACACCCATGCCCGCGAGCTGGGGCTGGCTGAGGTCGCCCTGCCGCCCGACTCGCGCCTGCCCGGCAAGAGCATCCAGGAAATCGCCTTCCGTAGCCGGCACAAGCTCAATGTGGTCGGCGTGCGGCGTAACCGCGAGGCCCTGCAAGGCGTGCTGGTGGACGAGCGTCTGCGGCCTGGAGACACCCTGCTGGTCGCCGGCGGCTGGAAGCAGATCCACCGCCTGCAAGGCCTGTCCCGCGACTTCCTGGTGCTCAGCCTGCCGGCCGAGGTCGACGAGGTGGCCCCTGCCGCCAGCCAGGCGCCGTTCGCGCTGTTCGGCCTGGCGGTGATGGTCGGGCTGATGGTCAGCGGCCTGGTGCCCAATGTGCTGGCGGCGCTGATCGGCTGCCTGATCATGGGGCTGTTCCGCTGCATCGATATGGACAGCGCCTACAAGTCCATCCACTGGCAAAGCCTGATCCTGATCGTCGGCATGCTGCCGTTCGCCCTCGCCCTGCAAAAGACCGGCGGCATCGACCTTGCGGTTTCCGGGCTGATCGGCCTGGTCGGCGATGCCGGCCCACATGCGCTGCTGGCCTGCCTGTTCGTGCTGACCGCGGTGATCGGCCTGTTCATTTCCAACACCGCCACGGCGGTGCTGATGGCCCCGGTGGCGCTGTCCACCGCCCAGCAACTCGGCACCTCACCCTACCCGTTCGCGATGATCGTTGCCCTGGCCGCCTCGGCAGCCTTCATGACGCCGATCTCGTCACCGGTAAACACCCTGGTACTCGGGCCGGGGCAGTACCGTTTCGCCGACTTCGTGCGCATCGGCGTCCCTTTCACACTGCTGGTGATGCTCCTCAGTGTGCTGCTGGTGCCGCTGGTGTTTCCGCTGTAACGCAGCTGACGCATTCGTGGCGCCAGAATAGTGGCACAACGATATAGGCCCGCGTAGACTCCGCGCTGCGCCAGAGCACTAAGGTGCTGTCCCGTTTCGTCGCGACAACGCAGCTTGCGACGAAACGGGACAGCACCCGGGACACTTCTGCCACCATCTTCGCTTTCGAGCTTTTCGACAGGCCCGCGCTGCGCATCGCCATGCGCCGGGCCACCGTGAGGGACCCACCCATGTCACTGCTTCCCGTCCGCATCACCCATCGCATCAGCCTGGGTATCCTGTTGCTGCTGTTTCTCACTACACTGGGCATCTACGCGATCATGGAACTGCGTGGCAAACCCAGGCTGGTCGCAGCCGGCACGGCATCGGCGGAACAGGCCGTGTCCGCCATCGCCCGCCAGCTCGACGTGCAACTGAGCCGGATCGAAGGCACCGTGGCCGCCACCGCGCACCTGGCGGAAACCCTGCCCACGGACCCGGCACTGATCGAAGCGAGCCTGCCCAACGTCATCGACAGCCAGGGCGACCAGGCCATCACCGGCGGTGGCCTGTGGCCGGAGCCTGGGGCATTCACCACCGGCGTGGAGCGGCGCAGCTTCTTCTGGGCGCGCAACGCACAGGGCCGGCTGGAGTATTCCGACGACTACAACGCCCCTGCCATCGCCGCCTACCACGACGAGCCCTGGTATCGCTCGGTCCGCTCGGCGGCCGGCGGTCGTTGCGTCTGGTCCGACGGCTACCAGGACCCGGTCAGCAAGCAGGCCATGACCACCTGCAGCGTGCCCTACCAGCGCGATGGCCGCTTCGCCGGCGTGGCGACCCTCGATCTGACCCTCGATGGCCTGGCCAGCTTCCTGCAACAGCAGGGTAACGTCACCAGTGGCTATGCTTTCGCCGTGGACCGCGCCGGCAACCTGCTGTTCTTCCCCGGCAGCACCGCCAGCGAAGGCCTGCTGACACTCGCCCAATTGAGCGACAGCCTGCCCTGGTTCAAGCCGGTGGTCGAAGCACTGAAAAACCCGAACACCGCGCAGACCCTTTACCTGAAACACGACGGACGCCTGGATGGCCCGGCTTATGTGTCCCTGCACAACGTCGGCGACACCGGCTGGCGTGTCGGCCTGGTCACGCCCGAAGGCTGGATCACCGGCCTCGCCACCAGCCTGACCCGCGAGCTGTTGCTGCTCCTGTTGCCACTGCTGGCCGTACTGCTCGGCCTGGCCTGGATCGCCAGCCGCCGCCTGCTGGCGCAAGTCCGGGAAACCACCCGGCAGATCCATATCCTCGGCCAGGACAGTCAGTCGCGTGAGCTGGACATCCTGCGCGCCGACGAGATCGGCGAACTGCGCACGGCCGTCAACCAGTACGCCGGTTCGCTGCGCCAGATGCTGCAGAAGATCGCCGACGAATCCAGCACCCTGGAGCGCCAGTCCGCCGAGTTGGCCAGCCTGTCGCACAACATCGCCGAACGCGCCGAAGCCCAGCGCGAAGACAACACGATGCTGGCCACCGCCATCACCGAGATGTCCACCAGCGCCCAGGAAGTCGCCCATAACACCACCGATTGCTCGGACACAGCGGGGCGCTCACTCACCCTGGCCCATGAAGGCCAGAGCAATGTGCGGCTCAACAGCGAGTCGATCCAGGCCCTGGCCGGCGAGATCGGCAGCGCCGCCTCGGCCATCACTCAGCTGGGGGCCGATATCGAACGGGTCGGCAGCGTGCTGGATGTGATCAAGTCGATTTCCGAACAGACCAACCTGCTGGCGCTCAACGCCGCCATCGAAGCTGCCCGCGCCGGTGAGCAAGGCCGTGGCTTCGCCGTGGTGGCCGACGAGGTGCGCACACTGGCCGGCCGCACCCAGGCTTCCGCCAACGAAATCCAGGACATGATCACGCAACTGCGCCAGGCCTCGGGACTCGCGGTCGAGACCATGCAGGCCGGTGTCACCCTGACCGAGAACGCCGTTCGCCAGGCAGGCGGCGTGGCCGAAACCCTCGGCGGCACGGTGAGCAGCTTCGACGATATCGTCCAGCGCGCCCAGCAGATCGCCGTGGCCGCACAAGAGCAGAGCCATGTCGCCCAGGAGATTAGCGAGCTGGCCATCCGCATCCACTCCTCCAGCGAAGAAGCCGCCCGCGACGCCTCGACCCTGCGCGAGCTGGGCGGCAACATGCATGCGCTCTCGGAGCGGCTGGGGCGGATGAGTCGCGGGGGGTGAGGCGGGATTGATTGCTTTGCCGGGCAACCCGGTCCAATCCTTGCCGACATGCATGCTGAGGGTAAGCACTGCATGAGAACACCGCCCACTCGTCGTTCCCGCGCAGGCGGGAACCCAGGCGTGCAGGCTTATGGCTATCGAGCTCTTTCTACAGCCACCTTAGGTGGTGACTATGGAATAAACGCAGGTGAACAGGCGACTGTGGCACCTGGGTTCCCGCCTGCGCGCACTGCTGTCCGGTACGGGTTTTGCTCCTGAGGGCGGCAAGGCTTATGAAGCCTGGACGTGCGGTTTGAGGCTTGCTCTGCCGACTCAATATCGCGTCCTAGGCTGTTCGCTCTCATGACCGCGTATCGCGAGCCCGACCAGCCCCTCTACGCAACACGCATGCACTCATCCCTGAGGCTCTACGCCGACATCCCTGTCGGCGAAGGTTGCTCCGAGTGGCTGGCCGGGCTCGCAGTCAATACCGAAGGGGCCCAGGGGAAAAAGCTCAACCCGTCGCTCCCGCGCAGGCGGGAGCCTAGGTACACAAGGCTAAGGCCAGCGGGCTTCTTCCTACAGTCACCGCCGCAGACGGCTGTGCGGATGCCAGGTGGCGGGGCGGGGCCTTCGCCGCCAGGGATGGCGGCGTAGAGCTACAAGGATGTATTCACGCGTGCCCCGTCCCGCCACCTGGCATTCGCACAGGAGCGATGAGCGCAAGGCCACCGTATCGTGGGCCAAGCAAAACCCGTACCGGACAGCAGTGCGCCTGCGCGGGAACGACGAGGTGTGTTTTTCATGCTGTGCTTTTTCTCAGGGTCACTGCGGTATTGACCGCGAGCCCGGCCAGCCCCTCGTAGCAACCTTCGTCGGCAGGGACGCCGACGAAGAGCCCCATGGATGGGTTCATGCGTGTTGCGTAGAGGGGCTGGTCGGGCTCGCGACACGCAGAAACAAGAGCATCGGGACGCAGGGACAAACAGCCCAGGTAATAGGGCCCAAAGAGGTAGACGCAGGCCCTGTCATAACGCGAACACCTTGAAAAGTCCCCGCGGCCCCTTCGAAAACGCCCTGTCAGGCGTCGATTTTCTTGCGAATCCAGTACAGGAAAGTACCGTCCTGCTCCTGCTGTTCGACCAGCTCATGACCGAGGAACAGGCAGAACTTGGGGATATCGCGCCGGGTGGAAGGGTCGGTGGCAATGACCTTGAGCAAGGCACCAGCCTCCAGCCCCCGCACACTGTTGTGCAGCATCATCACGGGCTCAGGGCAATTCAGCCCGCTGGCATCGAGCACCTCATCGGCGGTCATCATTCATCTCCCCTTGGAAAAGAGCGCAAAAGCGCACACGAAAGCGCAAGATTGTTGCGCAAAGCCATCGACGAACCAAGCGACTCAACCCAACCGCCGCAGGTGGCACGTCACTTCCTCTCGGTCGTGGTACAACTGCTTGCAGCCGATCTGGGCCTTCACACCCCGCTCGGCCAAGCCATCAGCGATACGCTCGAGCAATCGCGTGACCTCGGCATAGCGCTGCTTCATCGGCAGCTTGAGGTTGACCACCGCCTCGCGGCACAGGCCTTCGCCGATCCAGGTTTCCAACAAGGCGGCATTGCGCGCCGGCTTCTCGACGATATCGCAGACCATCCAGTCCACCGGTCGCCGCGGGCGGAAGGCGAAGCCATCGGCCTGCAAGTGTTCGACCATGCCGCTGCCCATCAGGCTTTCGGCCATCGGCCCGTTGTCCACCGCGGTCACATGCATCTCGCGATTGACCAGTTGCCAGGTCCAGCCCCCCGGCGAGGCGCCGAGGTCGACCGCTGTCATGCCCTCGGCCAGACGCTTGTCCCACTGATCACGGGGAATGAAATGGTGCCAGGCCTCTTCCAGCTTCAGGGTCGAGCGGCTGGGCGCCTGGCGCGGGAACTTCAGCCGGGGAATGCCCATCGGCCACAGGGCGCTGTTCTTCGCATCGGCAAGCCCGACGAACACCTCGCGCCCGCTCTTGAAGGTCAGCAGCAAACGCGGGCCGCTCCCGCCCTCGCGCAAGCGCCCCGCCGCGACCAGCGCCTTGCGCAAAGGCGCCTCGAACTTGCGGCAGAAGGTCGACAGCTCCTTGCCGTCATTGCTGTCGAAGACTTCCAGCCAGAGCCCGGAGCACACCGGGTAATCGGCCAGGTACTGCAACAGCACGCTGATGCGATCCTGCTCCGGCAATGGCAGGTAGCTGCCACGCGCCCACTGCCGGGGAAAGATCAGTTGCTGGAAGCGCAGGTGCGTCATCAGCCTCTGTGCACCGTCCGCGTCGAGGCAGACGAACTCGCCGCAGGCACTGCCCGCCTTGCCACGGGCATATCCGGCGACCTCCAGACGTGCCGCCTGCTCGCTGATCTCCGCGCAGACCTCGCCTTCGAAACCCGGGCGGCAATGCAGTAGCAATGTATTCATGGCGGACGTTCCGGATGCTGGCGTGGGGCGCGCATGATAACGGAAGAGAGGGAACCGACGCGCGCCGTATCAGTCCAGTAAGACAGGGGCGCGCACAGCATGCACCGCCTGCCGATCGCACGTACCGCCACGACAACCGGGCATCAAGACTCAGGGCGAGACGACCGCGATCACCGTCAAAGACGCGCCCATTCCCAGAAGGCCCGACCGTGCGGGCTCAAGGAGATATGGTATGCCATCCCTGGACAGCCTCGATTGCCGCCGCAGCCTGCAGGTCAACGGCAAGGGCTATGACTATTTCAGCCTGCCCGAGGCCGCCGCCCGTCTCGGCGACATCAGCCGCCTGCCCTTTTCGCTCAAGGTCCTGCTGGAGAACCTGCTGCGCTGGGAGGATGGCCTGAGTGTCAGACCCGAGGACTTCAAGGCCATCGTCGACTGGTTGCAGACGCGCAGCTCGGAGCGAGAGATCCAGTACCGCCCGGCGCGCGTGCTGATGCAGGATTTCACTGGCGTCCCTGGCGTGGTCGACCTGGCGG is part of the Pseudomonas sp. ABC1 genome and encodes:
- a CDS encoding APC family permease, which produces MNPVNPSTPASSSPSLSGELGVTPIVMMVIATAAPLTVMAANTPLMIGLGNGAAAPFDALVAMLIMFMFSVGFVAISRHIGNAGAFYACIQKGLGRVTGLGAATLAMVSYSLFLLAIGTYVGYASSELLHSLTGLNLPWWLLTLAAIAIIGVLGYRRIEMSSRFLGIALILEIAVVLLLNALIVADKGLGGLPAESFQPSHILSGSPGLGILFAIYSFIGFESTVIYREEARDPERTIPIATYTAVFTVGIFYVLSMWCTVAGIGADKVVAFANEHPGDMYLLLSEQYLGKAFSDVIQVLLITSLFACMLSLHNIVVRYQYILGKYTVLPERFASIHRRHGSPYVASLAQSTFATLGTLLLVLIGLDPITQIYAWGATAGTLGYMVILALASLAILAFFRREGSDRRLWHTRIAPLGGLLGILACLAIAIHNLPMLIGGDNAGEVAPLMGLLVVLAFAIGGLCALLLRGRSPQRYQALRELA
- a CDS encoding helix-turn-helix domain-containing protein → MSISKTRSSFYRRLYVTWLIDSGAATSVPALMETTGMPRRTAQDTLAALAELDIDCVFEHAQGERHNAGHYRIRDWGAIDRGWVERNLPAIRDALGYP
- a CDS encoding SLC13 family permease, producing the protein MNHDLLLVLLLLLACVGCFILNKPRMDVVALLAIVALPLTGVLSVNEVLAGFSDPAVVLIAALFVIGDGLVRTGIAYRMGDWLVHAAGSSEARLLILLMLAVAGLGSVMSSTGVVAIFIPVVLSIALRMKVSPGRLMMPLAFAGLISGMLTLVATPPNMVVHSELRRAGLEGFAFFDFAPVGLAVLVLGIGYMLLARRWLVRNDGKDDGAGEARLTLSDMAHAYRLSERERRLRVLPGSSLANQALDELRLRSEYGINVIAIERPHKFRTLLLMATGNTRLQAGDVLLVDLASPAIGLLGAYQELGLEPLQLSSSYYDTHARELGLAEVALPPDSRLPGKSIQEIAFRSRHKLNVVGVRRNREALQGVLVDERLRPGDTLLVAGGWKQIHRLQGLSRDFLVLSLPAEVDEVAPAASQAPFALFGLAVMVGLMVSGLVPNVLAALIGCLIMGLFRCIDMDSAYKSIHWQSLILIVGMLPFALALQKTGGIDLAVSGLIGLVGDAGPHALLACLFVLTAVIGLFISNTATAVLMAPVALSTAQQLGTSPYPFAMIVALAASAAFMTPISSPVNTLVLGPGQYRFADFVRIGVPFTLLVMLLSVLLVPLVFPL
- a CDS encoding methyl-accepting chemotaxis protein, which translates into the protein MSTSAQEVAHNTTDCSDTAGRSLTLAHEGQSNVRLNSESIQALAGEIGSAASAITQLGADIERVGSVLDVIKSISEQTNLLALNAAIEAARAGEQGRGFAVVADEVRTLAGRTQASANEIQDMITQLRQASGLAVETMQAGVTLTENAVRQAGGVAETLGGTVSSFDDIVQRAQQIAVAAQEQSHVAQEISELAIRIHSSSEEAARDASTLRELGGNMHALSERLGRMSRGG
- the tusA gene encoding sulfurtransferase TusA; its protein translation is MMTADEVLDASGLNCPEPVMMLHNSVRGLEAGALLKVIATDPSTRRDIPKFCLFLGHELVEQQEQDGTFLYWIRKKIDA
- the rlmM gene encoding 23S rRNA (cytidine(2498)-2'-O)-methyltransferase RlmM produces the protein MNTLLLHCRPGFEGEVCAEISEQAARLEVAGYARGKAGSACGEFVCLDADGAQRLMTHLRFQQLIFPRQWARGSYLPLPEQDRISVLLQYLADYPVCSGLWLEVFDSNDGKELSTFCRKFEAPLRKALVAAGRLREGGSGPRLLLTFKSGREVFVGLADAKNSALWPMGIPRLKFPRQAPSRSTLKLEEAWHHFIPRDQWDKRLAEGMTAVDLGASPGGWTWQLVNREMHVTAVDNGPMAESLMGSGMVEHLQADGFAFRPRRPVDWMVCDIVEKPARNAALLETWIGEGLCREAVVNLKLPMKQRYAEVTRLLERIADGLAERGVKAQIGCKQLYHDREEVTCHLRRLG